The Acidimicrobiales bacterium genome has a window encoding:
- the meaB gene encoding methylmalonyl Co-A mutase-associated GTPase MeaB yields the protein MTVHELVEGVLAADRAAVGRALTLVESTRSDHRVQARELLDVLLLHAVESHRVGITGVPGVGKSTFIESLGTKLTGAGHRVAVLAVDPTSKLTGGSILGDKTRMLRLANDSAAFVRPSPSAGTLGGVSRTTRETMVVLEAAGYDVVLVETVGVGQSETVVAGMVDFFLLLMLPGAGDELQGIKKGVLELADMIAINKADGDNAPAARTAARDYSAALRLTEATSPTWTPSVVTCAGLTGDGLDELWDQVVAHRSALMATGEWEDRRRAQRLAWMWSMVEDRQLTALRTDPGVLDLLGSVEADVRDGRTSPAAAADRLLDAFGG from the coding sequence ATGACCGTCCATGAACTGGTCGAGGGGGTTCTGGCCGCCGACCGAGCCGCTGTTGGCCGGGCCCTAACGCTGGTTGAGTCCACCCGGTCCGACCACCGGGTGCAGGCCCGTGAGCTGCTGGACGTCCTGCTTCTCCACGCCGTGGAGTCGCACCGGGTAGGCATCACGGGCGTTCCCGGCGTGGGCAAGAGCACGTTCATCGAGTCCCTGGGCACCAAGCTGACCGGCGCTGGCCATCGGGTAGCCGTGCTGGCCGTGGACCCGACCAGCAAGCTGACCGGTGGAAGCATCTTGGGCGACAAGACCCGCATGCTCCGCTTAGCAAACGATTCGGCGGCTTTCGTGCGCCCGTCGCCCAGCGCCGGGACCCTGGGCGGGGTGAGCCGGACGACCCGGGAGACCATGGTCGTCCTGGAGGCCGCCGGCTACGACGTGGTGCTGGTGGAGACAGTCGGGGTGGGACAGTCGGAGACCGTGGTAGCCGGCATGGTCGACTTCTTCCTGTTGCTGATGCTGCCCGGCGCCGGTGACGAACTTCAGGGCATCAAAAAGGGCGTCCTGGAGTTGGCCGACATGATCGCCATCAACAAAGCGGATGGGGACAACGCTCCGGCGGCCCGGACGGCGGCCCGCGACTACTCAGCCGCCCTCCGCCTCACCGAGGCAACCAGCCCGACCTGGACACCGAGCGTGGTGACCTGCGCCGGCCTGACGGGCGACGGTCTAGATGAACTCTGGGACCAGGTGGTGGCCCACCGGTCCGCCCTTATGGCCACCGGCGAGTGGGAGGACCGTCGTCGGGCCCAGCGCCTGGCATGGATGTGGTCGATGGTGGAGGACCGGCAGCTGACCGCCCTGCGGACTGACCCCGGGGTGCTGGACCTTCTAGGTTCCGTCGAGGCTGACGTCCGCGATGGGCGGACCTCGCCGGCGGCCGCCGCTGACCGGTTGCTCGACGCCTTCGGCGGCTGA
- the scpA gene encoding methylmalonyl-CoA mutase, with protein MNAIPDFSTVELGDSPAPNDLDAWADRVAAETGRGPELLVRQTPEQIDVPALSTEADVAGLDTLDGWPGIAPYLRGPYPTMYASQPWTIRQYAGYSTAEESNAFYRRNLAAGQRGLSVAFDLATHRGYDSDHPRVAGDVGMAGVSIDSILDMRTLFEGIPLDRMSVSMTMNGAVLPVLALYIVAAEEQGVAPSQLSGTIQNDILKEFMVRNTYIYPPAPSMRIISDIFAYTSAEMPRFNSISVSGYHMQEAGATADLELAYTLADGVEYVRAGVAAGLDVDAFAPRLSFFWAIGMDFFMEVAKLRAARLLWADLMKQFEPRDPRSSSLRTHSQTSGWSLTAQDVYNNVVRTCVEAMAATQGHTQSLHTNALDEALALPTDFSARIARNTQLFLQQESGTCRVADPWAGSYHVERLTHDLAVRAREHLVEVEEIGGMAQAIEAGIPKLRIEEAAARTQAWIDSGRQSVIGVNCYRPECQDEVEVRRVDNARVLADQVAKLERLRAERDPAACSAALDALTRGAADVRANLLALAVDAARARATVGEISDALETVYGRHVAEVRTISGVFNREVGDGEAVGSARRRVVDFEASHGRRPRILVAKVGQDGHDRGQKVIATAFADLGFDVDIGPLFSTPAEVALQAVENDVHVVGVSSLAAGHLTLVPELLAELEALGRDDIAIVVGGVIPPADRDVLLAAGAAAVFPSGTVVTEAAVDLLDWLA; from the coding sequence ATGAACGCCATCCCCGACTTCAGCACTGTGGAACTGGGAGACAGCCCAGCTCCGAACGACCTGGACGCCTGGGCCGACCGGGTGGCAGCCGAGACTGGGCGGGGTCCCGAGCTACTGGTCCGTCAGACACCCGAGCAGATCGACGTCCCTGCCCTCTCCACGGAGGCTGACGTGGCGGGCTTGGACACCCTTGACGGATGGCCGGGGATCGCGCCGTATCTCCGCGGGCCGTACCCAACTATGTACGCCAGCCAGCCGTGGACCATCCGCCAGTACGCCGGGTACTCCACGGCCGAGGAAAGCAATGCCTTCTACCGGCGCAACCTGGCCGCCGGCCAGCGGGGCCTCAGCGTGGCCTTCGACCTGGCCACCCACCGGGGCTACGACAGCGACCACCCGCGGGTGGCCGGCGACGTCGGGATGGCAGGGGTGTCCATCGACTCCATCCTCGACATGCGCACGCTCTTTGAGGGGATCCCGCTGGACCGGATGAGTGTCTCCATGACCATGAATGGGGCCGTCCTGCCCGTCCTGGCCCTCTACATCGTGGCCGCCGAGGAGCAGGGGGTTGCGCCGTCGCAACTGTCGGGAACCATCCAAAACGACATTCTCAAGGAGTTCATGGTCCGGAACACGTACATCTACCCGCCCGCCCCGTCCATGCGGATCATCTCGGACATTTTCGCCTACACCAGTGCCGAGATGCCGCGTTTCAACTCAATCTCCGTCTCCGGCTACCACATGCAAGAGGCAGGGGCTACGGCCGACCTGGAACTGGCCTACACGTTGGCCGACGGGGTGGAGTACGTGCGAGCCGGTGTGGCTGCAGGGCTGGACGTCGACGCCTTCGCCCCGCGCCTTAGTTTCTTCTGGGCTATCGGCATGGACTTCTTTATGGAGGTAGCCAAACTGCGGGCTGCCCGGCTGCTGTGGGCAGATCTCATGAAGCAGTTCGAGCCGCGGGACCCCCGGTCGTCGTCGCTACGTACCCATTCTCAGACGTCGGGCTGGAGCCTCACCGCCCAGGACGTCTACAACAACGTGGTCCGCACCTGCGTGGAGGCCATGGCGGCCACCCAGGGCCACACCCAGTCGCTACACACCAACGCCTTGGACGAGGCGCTGGCCCTTCCGACCGACTTTTCGGCCCGCATCGCTCGGAACACCCAGCTGTTCCTCCAGCAGGAGAGCGGTACGTGTCGGGTAGCCGATCCGTGGGCCGGCAGTTACCACGTGGAGCGACTCACCCACGACCTGGCGGTCAGGGCCCGGGAGCACCTGGTCGAGGTGGAAGAGATCGGCGGGATGGCCCAGGCCATCGAGGCCGGCATCCCCAAGTTGCGGATCGAGGAGGCGGCGGCTCGCACCCAGGCTTGGATCGACTCCGGACGCCAATCGGTCATCGGGGTGAACTGCTACCGACCGGAGTGCCAGGACGAGGTTGAGGTGCGCCGGGTGGACAACGCCCGGGTCCTGGCCGACCAGGTGGCCAAGCTGGAGCGGCTCCGCGCCGAGCGTGACCCCGCAGCCTGTTCCGCGGCGCTGGACGCCCTGACCCGGGGTGCTGCAGACGTCCGAGCCAACCTGTTAGCTCTGGCCGTCGACGCGGCTCGGGCGAGGGCTACGGTCGGGGAGATCAGCGACGCCCTGGAGACGGTCTACGGGCGTCACGTGGCGGAGGTCCGCACTATCTCCGGAGTGTTCAACAGAGAGGTCGGCGACGGCGAAGCCGTCGGATCGGCGCGTCGACGGGTGGTCGACTTCGAGGCGAGCCATGGCCGGCGGCCCCGCATCCTGGTGGCCAAAGTCGGCCAGGACGGCCACGATCGGGGCCAGAAGGTCATCGCTACAGCCTTCGCCGACCTGGGATTCGACGTCGACATCGGACCCCTGTTCTCCACCCCGGCCGAGGTGGCCCTCCAGGCAGTGGAAAACGACGTGCACGTGGTGGGCGTGAGCTCACTTGCCGCCGGCCACCTGACGCTCGTGCCCGAACTCCTGGCCGAACTGGAGGCCCTGGGCCGGGACGACATCGCCATCGTGGTCGGTGGGGTCATCCCGCCAGCCGACCGCGACGTCCTGTTGGCCGCCGGGGCGGCGGCCGTGTTCCCATCGGGGACGGTGGTCACCGAGGCGGCTGTCGACCTGCTCGACTGGCTGGCCTGA
- a CDS encoding methylmalonyl-CoA mutase family protein has protein sequence MNPARPGPTPLVDGFEPASRADWTALAEAGLRGRTVDDLAMVTADGIRIAPVYGPEDGQPAGLPGAAPFTRGATSTGATPDGWDVRALVVDEGPEDANRTVLDELERGSTSVLLDPQAIGIAGPADLAAVLNGVYLDMTTVALAPGPATNEVAGWLLDLWEASGVAEAERRGHLGLDPLGVAARYGGPPTIDAAALDLVARARSLPGVRAMEVDATPYADAGTSDVGQLASALSTGVAYLRALVDHGIGVSDALATLSVTLPADADQFLTVARFRAFRRVWARMAEACGADPAEGAAYQHALTSAAMLSRRDPWVNMLRSTVAAFAAGIGGARSVTVRPFDSALGRPDEFGRRTARNLQLLLLEESRLSAVIDPAGGSWYVEDLTSRLAAATWERFRDLEAEGGMATALASGRATAEAEADWARRYERLATRADPLTGVSEFPDLNEAAVRRQPGPPPAEGPLPLRRSASAFEALRDAADEAADQPTVRIIALGPLDEHADRATFARNLFAVAGIRAVDGDLDSLDSDGPAVLCGSDDRYAAEAARAASSLKASGAGWVLLVGKPGDDEAAWQAAGIDEFLHPGIDVVEVLGRALDWCGVKR, from the coding sequence ATGAACCCGGCGCGCCCCGGACCGACCCCCCTGGTTGATGGCTTCGAGCCGGCCTCACGGGCGGACTGGACCGCCCTAGCCGAGGCCGGCCTGCGGGGCCGTACCGTCGATGACCTAGCCATGGTTACAGCAGACGGGATCCGCATCGCCCCGGTGTACGGACCCGAAGACGGACAGCCGGCCGGTCTGCCCGGGGCAGCGCCGTTCACCCGAGGAGCCACGTCCACCGGGGCTACGCCCGACGGATGGGACGTACGAGCCCTGGTCGTAGACGAGGGTCCGGAAGACGCCAACCGGACGGTGTTGGACGAGCTGGAACGGGGTTCCACCTCGGTGCTGCTGGACCCCCAGGCCATCGGCATCGCTGGTCCAGCCGACCTAGCCGCCGTACTGAACGGCGTGTACCTGGACATGACGACCGTGGCCCTGGCGCCCGGGCCGGCAACAAACGAGGTGGCCGGCTGGCTTCTTGATCTCTGGGAGGCGAGCGGCGTTGCCGAGGCCGAACGGCGAGGCCACCTGGGCCTTGATCCCCTCGGGGTGGCCGCACGCTACGGCGGACCGCCGACGATTGACGCCGCTGCGCTGGACCTCGTGGCCCGGGCCCGATCGCTGCCTGGGGTCCGGGCGATGGAAGTCGACGCGACCCCTTACGCCGACGCTGGGACCAGCGACGTCGGCCAGCTGGCCTCCGCCCTGTCCACCGGAGTGGCCTACCTACGGGCCCTCGTCGACCACGGGATCGGCGTATCCGACGCCCTAGCAACCCTTTCGGTCACCCTCCCGGCCGACGCCGACCAGTTCCTTACCGTGGCCCGGTTCCGGGCCTTCCGCCGCGTGTGGGCTCGAATGGCCGAGGCCTGTGGAGCTGACCCGGCGGAGGGCGCCGCTTACCAACATGCCCTCACCTCGGCCGCCATGCTCAGCCGTCGCGACCCGTGGGTGAACATGCTGCGGTCCACAGTGGCTGCCTTCGCCGCCGGAATTGGCGGTGCCCGGTCAGTGACCGTGCGCCCTTTCGACAGTGCGTTGGGGCGGCCGGACGAGTTCGGCCGACGCACGGCTCGAAACCTGCAGCTCCTGCTCCTCGAGGAGAGCAGACTTTCCGCCGTCATCGACCCGGCCGGCGGTTCGTGGTACGTGGAGGACCTGACCAGCCGGCTAGCCGCCGCGACCTGGGAACGGTTTCGGGACCTAGAGGCCGAGGGAGGTATGGCCACCGCGCTGGCCTCAGGCCGGGCGACCGCCGAGGCGGAGGCCGACTGGGCCCGACGGTACGAACGCCTAGCGACCCGGGCCGATCCCCTTACCGGGGTGTCCGAGTTCCCCGACCTTAACGAGGCGGCCGTGCGGCGACAGCCGGGCCCTCCACCGGCGGAGGGCCCGCTGCCCCTTCGTCGGTCGGCTTCGGCGTTCGAGGCGTTGCGTGACGCCGCCGACGAGGCCGCCGATCAGCCGACCGTGCGGATCATCGCCCTGGGTCCCCTAGACGAGCATGCCGATCGGGCCACCTTCGCCCGCAACCTGTTCGCGGTGGCTGGGATTCGTGCCGTCGATGGTGACCTCGACAGCCTCGACTCAGACGGTCCCGCAGTGCTGTGCGGGTCCGACGACCGATACGCCGCAGAGGCTGCCCGGGCGGCATCCTCCCTGAAGGCCTCCGGTGCCGGATGGGTGCTGCTGGTCGGCAAGCCGGGTGACGACGAGGCGGCCTGGCAAGCTGCTGGTATCGACGAGTTCCTCCACCCGGGAATTGACGTGGTCGAGGTACTGGGTAGGGCCCTGGACTGGTGCGGGGTGAAGCGATGA
- a CDS encoding LLM class F420-dependent oxidoreductase has protein sequence MRISTSLNYATDPQTAATQARELEAAGVDRIWIPEAYGFDAVSLLGYLAASTSTVELGSGILNTYSRTPALLAQTAAGLDALSDGRFVLGLGASGPQVIEGFHGVPYAKPLTRTREIVQICRAAWRRERLVHDGDVFTLPLPADQGTGLGKSLKIINHLKRADIPIYIAALGPKSVEETAATCDGWLPFLVYPERMDLVWGDAVAAGLDRRDPSLGELDVVAGGLVAIGDDATQYRDLARPGAALYIGGMGARGKNFYNDVCKAYGFVDEAVAVQDAYLDGRKEEAADLLPAELVENTSLCGDEAYVIDRLAAYREAGVTSLNVTPIGGQPAAVLGRLRELAEHA, from the coding sequence ATGCGCATCTCGACCTCCCTCAACTACGCCACCGACCCTCAGACAGCCGCCACCCAGGCCAGGGAGTTGGAGGCGGCCGGAGTCGACCGGATCTGGATACCCGAGGCCTACGGCTTCGACGCGGTAAGCCTGCTGGGCTATCTGGCGGCCAGCACGTCCACTGTCGAATTGGGCAGCGGTATCCTTAACACCTACAGCCGTACCCCGGCCCTCCTGGCCCAGACGGCGGCCGGCCTGGATGCCCTGTCGGATGGTCGATTTGTCCTAGGCCTAGGCGCCTCTGGCCCGCAGGTCATCGAGGGGTTCCACGGTGTCCCGTACGCCAAGCCGCTGACCCGCACCCGAGAGATTGTCCAGATCTGCCGGGCCGCCTGGCGCCGGGAACGCCTAGTCCACGATGGAGACGTCTTCACCCTGCCCCTCCCAGCTGACCAGGGCACCGGCCTAGGGAAGTCGCTGAAGATCATCAACCACCTGAAGCGAGCCGATATCCCGATCTACATCGCCGCCCTCGGCCCGAAGAGCGTCGAGGAGACGGCTGCCACCTGTGACGGCTGGCTGCCCTTCCTCGTATACCCGGAGCGCATGGACCTGGTCTGGGGTGACGCCGTGGCCGCCGGCTTGGACCGCCGGGACCCCTCCCTCGGAGAGCTGGACGTGGTGGCGGGCGGCCTCGTGGCCATCGGCGACGACGCGACGCAATACCGCGACCTAGCCCGCCCAGGGGCTGCCCTCTACATCGGCGGCATGGGTGCCCGGGGAAAGAACTTCTACAACGACGTCTGCAAGGCCTACGGATTCGTCGACGAAGCGGTAGCCGTCCAGGATGCCTACCTGGACGGTCGAAAGGAGGAGGCGGCTGATTTGCTGCCCGCCGAGTTGGTCGAGAACACATCGCTGTGCGGTGACGAGGCCTACGTGATCGACAGGCTGGCCGCCTACCGGGAGGCCGGCGTGACGTCGCTGAACGTGACGCCCATCGGCGGCCAGCCGGCCGCCGTCCTAGGACGGCTCCGAGAACTAGCCGAGCACGCGTAG
- a CDS encoding SDR family NAD(P)-dependent oxidoreductase — MELVGARVLVTGGSKGIGAALARAYAAAGAHVVVAARASDELRAVAAEVGGHAVVVDLTDVGAVEALVRVVEADYGPIDVLVNNAGMETTDMAAVIDPAVVRAATRLNLEAPMVLTRYVLPGMLARGRGHLVFLSSIAGTAGFPTMATYSATKAGVSNFVRSLRLELKATPIGTTTVAPGPVATRMWDAVEANSPSGQKVLARMNLVRMLPVADPDRLARRVVRATGCGSRHVRTPRRLMGNFLLAEAAQRLTEGLLIGVRLDPSDTRPGTR, encoded by the coding sequence ATGGAATTGGTCGGGGCACGGGTATTGGTGACCGGTGGATCGAAGGGGATCGGGGCCGCGCTGGCCCGGGCCTACGCGGCGGCGGGTGCCCACGTGGTGGTGGCCGCCCGGGCCTCCGATGAGCTTCGCGCCGTGGCGGCCGAGGTAGGTGGGCACGCTGTAGTCGTCGACCTGACCGACGTTGGCGCTGTCGAGGCCCTGGTTCGGGTCGTGGAGGCTGACTACGGGCCGATCGACGTGCTGGTGAACAACGCCGGGATGGAGACCACCGATATGGCGGCTGTGATCGACCCTGCTGTTGTTCGGGCCGCCACGCGGTTGAACTTGGAGGCACCTATGGTGCTGACCCGATACGTCCTGCCCGGGATGCTGGCCCGGGGACGCGGGCACTTGGTGTTCCTGTCCTCGATTGCCGGCACGGCGGGGTTTCCGACCATGGCCACCTACTCCGCCACCAAGGCTGGGGTGTCCAACTTCGTGCGGTCATTGCGGTTGGAGCTGAAGGCCACGCCAATCGGGACGACCACGGTGGCGCCTGGGCCGGTGGCCACCCGTATGTGGGACGCCGTGGAGGCCAACTCGCCCAGCGGACAAAAGGTGCTGGCCCGGATGAACCTGGTTCGCATGCTGCCTGTCGCCGATCCGGACCGCTTGGCCCGCCGGGTCGTACGGGCCACCGGTTGCGGGTCGCGCCATGTCCGGACGCCGCGGCGCCTGATGGGAAATTTCTTGCTCGCGGAGGCGGCACAGCGTCTGACCGAGGGCTTGCTGATTGGGGTGCGCCTGGACCCCTCCGACACTCGTCCCGGTACCCGGTAG
- a CDS encoding epoxide hydrolase, giving the protein MADADLFEQFTVEVSDEAVFDLRRRLADTRWPDQVADTGWDDGCDLEWLRKLADYWADGFDWRYAEARINSFDQITTTIDGQRIHAIHQRSPEPDALPLLISHGWPGSIVEFLQVLGPLTDPAAHGGEPGDAFHVIAPSLPGYAWSGPTAQPGWGPDRTGRAFALLADRLGYDRYGVQGGDWGSLVSQHIAGHDPDHVVGCHLNMLAAFPRGRDGDFDDITPVEQQHLDRSAWYQAEDNGYFRIQETRPHTLGVGLQDSPAGLLSWIGEKFHGWTDHDGDPLDVVDRDDLLANVSTYWYTGTITSSARFYLEFRRDLTEGRLPPPNTEVPFGVSAFPEELMVGRRRWVEADRNITFWREHDRGGHFAAMERPKEFVADIREFFRTLR; this is encoded by the coding sequence ATGGCCGACGCAGATCTCTTCGAACAGTTCACCGTGGAAGTCTCCGACGAGGCTGTCTTCGACCTGCGACGACGCCTGGCCGACACCCGGTGGCCTGACCAGGTCGCTGACACGGGGTGGGATGACGGCTGCGACCTGGAGTGGCTTCGGAAGCTGGCCGACTACTGGGCCGACGGCTTCGACTGGCGATACGCCGAGGCCCGCATCAACTCCTTCGACCAGATCACCACGACTATCGACGGCCAGCGGATCCACGCCATCCACCAGCGGTCCCCAGAACCCGACGCCCTCCCCCTACTCATCTCCCACGGGTGGCCGGGGTCGATCGTGGAGTTCCTGCAGGTGCTGGGCCCACTGACCGACCCGGCCGCCCACGGAGGCGAACCGGGAGACGCCTTTCACGTGATCGCCCCGTCGCTTCCCGGTTACGCCTGGTCCGGCCCGACGGCGCAGCCAGGCTGGGGGCCTGACCGGACGGGACGGGCCTTCGCCCTGCTGGCTGACCGCCTCGGCTACGACCGTTACGGCGTGCAGGGCGGTGACTGGGGATCATTGGTGTCTCAACACATCGCCGGCCACGATCCCGACCACGTGGTCGGCTGCCACCTCAACATGCTCGCCGCCTTCCCGAGGGGTCGCGACGGCGACTTCGACGACATCACCCCCGTCGAGCAGCAACACCTCGACCGATCCGCCTGGTACCAGGCCGAGGACAACGGCTACTTCCGTATCCAAGAGACCCGCCCCCACACCCTGGGGGTTGGCCTCCAGGACTCGCCGGCTGGGCTGCTGTCGTGGATCGGCGAGAAGTTTCACGGTTGGACCGACCACGACGGTGATCCCCTGGACGTCGTAGACCGCGACGACCTGCTGGCCAACGTAAGTACCTACTGGTACACCGGAACCATCACCTCGTCGGCCCGCTTCTATCTGGAGTTCCGCCGGGACCTGACCGAGGGGCGTCTCCCACCACCGAATACCGAAGTTCCCTTCGGAGTTTCCGCCTTCCCGGAGGAGTTGATGGTAGGACGTCGTCGGTGGGTGGAGGCCGACCGCAACATCACCTTCTGGCGGGAACACGACCGGGGAGGGCACTTCGCCGCCATGGAACGGCCCAAAGAGTTCGTGGCCGACATCCGCGAGTTCTTCCGGACCCTCCGGTGA
- a CDS encoding alpha/beta hydrolase — protein MSSPVMLVGAGGTALASETRGPDGPTGHPVVATTGWANDRRVWSPMVDDLAATHSVTTWDLRGHGDSEAPAPGEYTRAHALGDLTAVLDHAGRPAVLMGHSLGGYLSLAHAVDHPDDVAGLVLVATGPGFRKAEARDQWNASVRASMEKLDLPVGTDELSMHTDAHVIDHLADIEVPVLVLLGEHDVRFAASASLFERDLNVRETVIVPDMGHMVHVKAPTECAAAVCRFLAGL, from the coding sequence GTGAGTAGCCCGGTGATGCTGGTCGGGGCGGGTGGTACCGCCCTAGCAAGTGAAACCCGTGGTCCTGACGGGCCGACCGGACACCCGGTGGTAGCCACCACGGGATGGGCCAATGACCGCCGCGTCTGGTCACCGATGGTTGACGACCTAGCCGCAACCCACTCGGTGACCACTTGGGATCTCCGTGGACACGGCGACAGTGAGGCCCCGGCTCCCGGGGAGTACACCCGGGCCCACGCCCTGGGCGACCTGACTGCCGTACTGGACCATGCCGGCCGACCGGCCGTGCTCATGGGCCACAGCCTCGGGGGGTACCTGTCGCTAGCCCACGCCGTGGACCACCCGGACGACGTAGCTGGCTTGGTGCTCGTGGCCACCGGACCGGGGTTTCGGAAGGCGGAGGCCCGAGACCAGTGGAACGCCTCGGTTCGGGCCTCCATGGAGAAGCTGGATCTCCCGGTCGGAACCGATGAGCTCTCGATGCACACCGATGCCCACGTCATCGACCACCTGGCCGACATCGAGGTTCCGGTCCTGGTGCTGCTCGGGGAACACGACGTGCGCTTCGCCGCTTCGGCCAGCCTGTTCGAACGGGACCTAAACGTGCGAGAAACAGTGATCGTTCCCGACATGGGCCACATGGTCCACGTAAAGGCGCCGACCGAATGCGCGGCGGCCGTGTGCCGGTTCTTGGCCGGCCTCTGA